The following are from one region of the Pocillopora verrucosa isolate sample1 chromosome 3, ASM3666991v2, whole genome shotgun sequence genome:
- the LOC131778406 gene encoding uncharacterized protein yields the protein MPRLWKSLKTMYINFLLMEKMYQPIGKDRYGKNVRILDAHWLNFGWGEEKDPITGETQMVYHPDEVWVRYGFFTDEPWKKVNIRRRRHQTDANQTPGCLYPARLNVVPAKLEDLQQIAAFVPEPQRQFYLTMEAAEPVLSCQQENKTPIPAKLKAHILLHTYKDIFNGEFNLGFALPRTDTCATCDKLALKVRSSEGAEKEKLEKELEEHHKLAESAFTMRRDDKARAVRSWVGKPRPVGSSGEKHRSKDAVNMITYDFQQNLETPNLQHNDMFYKRQLWTYNFGIHDCVSNQGYMFMWDETTAKRGSVEVANCLYNFLTEFNTGAR from the exons ATGCCAAGACTGTGGAAATCCCTCAAAACCATGTACATCAATTTTTTGCTGATGGAAAAAAT GTACCAACCGATAGGAAAGGACCGGTATGGGAAGAACGTCCGAATCCTCGACGCGCACTGGTTAAACTTTGGTTGGGGAGAGGAGAAAGATCCTATCACTGGGGAAACCCAAATGGTCTACCATCCAGACGAAGTTTGGGTAAGGTATGGGTTTTTCACAGATGAACCCtggaaaaaggtaaacatcCGGCGCCGCAGACACCAAACAGATGCCAACCAAACACCCGGCTGCCTCTATCCTGCTCGTTTGAATGTGGTCCCAGCCAAACTGGAAGACCTGCAACAAATAGCTGCCTTCGTCCCTGAGCCCCAGCGCCAGTTTTACTTAACCATGGAGGCCGCCGAACCAGTTTTAAG cTGTCAGcaggaaaacaaaacaccaaTTCCAGCGAAACTGAAAGCCCACATCCTACTACACACATACAAGGACATCTTCAATGGAGAATTCAACCTGGGCTTCGCACTACCTCGCACCGACACTTGCGCCACCTGCGATAAACTGGCCCTTAAAGTGCGATCATCCGAGGGcgcggaaaaagaaaaacttgaaaaagaactCGAGGAACATCACAAACTTGCCGAATCTGCATTTACAATGCGTAGAGACGACAAGGCACGCGCGGTGAGGAGCTGGGTTGGAAAGCCCCGTCCAGTTGGCTCTTCAGGAGAAAAACACCGCAGTAAAGATGCCGTAAACATGATAACGTatgattttcaacaaaatctggAGACCCCAAACTTACAGCATAACGATATGTTTTATAAGAGGCAGCTGTGGACTTACAACTTTGGTATCCACGATTGCGTGTCCAACCAGGGCTATATGTTTATGTGGGACGAGACGACAGCCAAACGTGGGTCAGTGGAGGTGGCAAACTGCCTGTATAATTTCCTCACTGAGTTTAACACTGGAGCGAGGtaa